The Rhodopirellula islandica genome segment GTGAAATTCATCACGGACCAGATCGACCCGGAGCTCTTTCGGAAACTGCTGACGCGAGCCGGGCACGAAGTGGTCGCTATTCCGTAGAGATTCGGAATGGGGCTGGGGGCTTCGAAGCGCGCCGTCAATTGCTGAACGCCCGGTCAATTGCTGTTGGTGCCGACAAGGTGACACGTCCCTTCCGCAGCCTGACGCTGATTGCTCGAGTGTTGCTGGCCTGTTTTTGAGCCAGGTTGGAAAAAAGGGGACGTGGAAAAAAGGGGACGGGGGTCTTTTAGGAAAAGACCCCCGTCCCCTTTTTGCGTGGGTTGGTGTGGCGACGTTAGGTTGCCGTCGGCACCTTGGCGTCCAACTGCACGGGTGCGGGGCCGCCGCTGCATCCACAGCCCGTGCCGCATTGTTGCAGTCGTTTTTCGATCTGCAGCGATGTCGGTGTGGTTGCCAAGCCGCCCAGTGCAGTGCAGCGGTGTTCGCGGGGCATGCGTTCGGAAACTCGGCGTGCCGCGTCGATGGTTTCGTCCAGTGGAATGACGGGATCGAATCCAGCCAAGCACATGTTGGCACATGAGATTGCGTTGCTGGCCGCGATCACGTTTTTGCCCAAGCAGGGGACCTCGACACGATTGGCAACGGGGTCGCAAATCAAACCCAACATGTTTTGCAGTGCCATCGATGCGGCGCCGGCGGCCTGTGTGGTGGTTCCGCCCGCCATCGTGACCAGTGCTGCCGCGGACATCGCTGCGGCCGAACCGCCTTCGGCTTGGCATCCGCCGACTTCGGCAGCGAAGCTCCAAGCGGTCGCGATGAACACGCCGATCAAACCGGCCGCCAGAAACGCTTTGGCGATTTCTTCGTCGGAGAGAGACAGGGACTCGCCCATCGCCAAGCAGGTTGCAGGCAGTGCCGCGCAGGCTCCCGCAGTGGGGGCGGCAATGATGACGCCCATTGAGCTTTTCACTTCCATCATCGCGGTGGTGTAAAGCACGATTTGGTTGAGTGCACCTGCATCAAGCAGTTGTCCCGACTGCAACTTGTCGCGAAAACCGCCGGACTGGTATCCGAGCACTCGGTCGGCGTACTCGGTGCCGTTCAGGCCGGACTCAATGCTGGTGCGAGCGATCTGGACGATCTCGATCATGCGGTCCAAGACTTCACGCTCGGTCAAACCGCCACGCTGCATTTCATATTCGACCGCCCATTTCCAAAGTGGCTTGGAATCCACATCGGCTTGCGATGTCAGTGTGTTGCAATCTTGGAACGGGAGTGTTGCGTTGGGGCGCGAGCGGATGGGAAGCACTGGTGCCAGGTGCACCATCGGCTCGATGATTTTCCAGGGCAGGGCGGTTTGCAACGCGGTCGAGTCGAGTGGCCTGCTCGATTGAATCTGCAGCATCACATTGTTGTCCAGCGTTCGCACGTGAACGCAATCGGCTGACAATGCTTGAGCGAGGGCGCCGCCGTCGAGCGACTGAATGGTTGTGCTGGAGGCGAGTTCATCGAGGCGAACGAGGGTCTCGTCAAAGCCACCGTCCATGGAGACCTCGAAGTCATCGATTGAGGTGACTTCAATCATTCCCCCGCCGGTTGAGATTGCGATCAAGGTGTGTGATTCTTGCTCGCCGCAAACCGTCAGGCGGTAAGTGTTCGGATGAGCGTCGCCGAAGTCGCCGTATTCGAATTCAAAGGCGATGCCATTGTCGATCAAGTGTTGGCGAGAGTTGGGCAGGCGTTCGTCGTGGGCTTCCCATCCGAGCAGCCCGCCGAACAGGCCCATGTCAGATCCTTGGCTGGTGTGGGTCGCTGGCAGCGATCCGGATTCGTCGAACTGGATCAGCACATGCTGGAGATCGCCTCCCACCAAGTCACGGGCCAGACGCCCAATGCGGAGTGCCGCGGCGCAGTGCGAACTGCTGGGGCCACGCATCACTGGGCCGATGACGTCATTGAAGATGCTGACGGTCATGGAATCGCTCAACTGCAGCAAGAAAAGGAGAAGGAGGAAGCGAAGACTCTGACTCAATTGATTAGCTGCGTCAAATTATCGGCGGTTCGACGGCGGCGGATGGATGCTTGTTTCCCCTAAGGGGTCGATTCGGGAGTCGTCGGCGTTGTGCGTTTGGTTGTGTGGCGAAACGTCGGGTTGTGTAGCGAAACTCGTCAAGGGTTTCGACTGGCTCAAAGAACTCTCCATGCCGCCGTGGCCAAGGA includes the following:
- a CDS encoding L-serine ammonia-lyase, iron-sulfur-dependent, subunit alpha, with product MTVSIFNDVIGPVMRGPSSSHCAAALRIGRLARDLVGGDLQHVLIQFDESGSLPATHTSQGSDMGLFGGLLGWEAHDERLPNSRQHLIDNGIAFEFEYGDFGDAHPNTYRLTVCGEQESHTLIAISTGGGMIEVTSIDDFEVSMDGGFDETLVRLDELASSTTIQSLDGGALAQALSADCVHVRTLDNNVMLQIQSSRPLDSTALQTALPWKIIEPMVHLAPVLPIRSRPNATLPFQDCNTLTSQADVDSKPLWKWAVEYEMQRGGLTEREVLDRMIEIVQIARTSIESGLNGTEYADRVLGYQSGGFRDKLQSGQLLDAGALNQIVLYTTAMMEVKSSMGVIIAAPTAGACAALPATCLAMGESLSLSDEEIAKAFLAAGLIGVFIATAWSFAAEVGGCQAEGGSAAAMSAAALVTMAGGTTTQAAGAASMALQNMLGLICDPVANRVEVPCLGKNVIAASNAISCANMCLAGFDPVIPLDETIDAARRVSERMPREHRCTALGGLATTPTSLQIEKRLQQCGTGCGCSGGPAPVQLDAKVPTAT